Genomic window (Marmota flaviventris isolate mMarFla1 chromosome X, mMarFla1.hap1, whole genome shotgun sequence):
AGCATTCTTCCGTGCTGCATTCTCCATGTTggcattttgatttaaaaaaatattgctgcAGCTGTTTGCATATTCTGGaagtatgtgtgcatgtgtgtggtttGGTGTTTACAGATTTGGGTTTGTGGAGGGGAGTTCCCAGAGCAACGGAAGTAGCTGCTTGTCAGTTAGGgctcattttgaaaatgaaagccTGAAAGTTTGGGGCCCATTCTGGGCCTGGTCTCTGAGGAGTCAGCAAAGACCAGGAGGTGGCTTTGGTCAGTTAGCCCAAGGAAGAACCCACTtaatcactatttttttaaaaaaaattttagttgttgatggaccattaatttattcatgtatatatggtgctgagaatcaaatccagtgcctcacaggtgctaagtaagtgctctaccactaagccacaatcccagccctaatcactactttttaaaaaagttttatgaatTGACCAAATCTGAGTTGCTTTTAGTATCCTGCAGAGTCAGTTTGAGGCAGGGATATGGGAGTGGGCATGGAGGCTCTGGCTGTGGATGCATCTTTCCAACATACACATACACGTACCACATTTTCCCAGACTGTCAAATCACAACAAGGTAACAAACATTTCTTACTAGGTGCACAAGGATAATATGATATACTCATCAAAGTTTATAGTTTAATTGACATGTCAGAAGAGCAAGAggagagaaatataaaacaaggcCACCTATGCTGGGTGCCAAAGGAGTAGTTGAAATAGAGGGTTGGGGGACAAGAGCATCACTCTGAGCCAGGGTAAACAGAGGCCGCCTGGAGAAGGCAGacactgaggctgaccttgaaagACAGAGAACTTCACTAGACGGAAGCTATGAGGGAGAGAGTTCCTGGTAGAGAAGAGCAAGTAGAAGATCAGCTCAAGTTGGGGCAAACTGTCCATTTGGCTGGAATTTGGGGCTTGCATGGGTGATTTGCAGTTGATAAGCCTGGCTTGAATGCCAGTTCCTCTGTGCCAGAACAAAAGCTACTGCGTCACCTAGACCTGCTCTGCCACTTCCTGCTGGGTGACCTTGACTAAGTGGTCTAACCTCTTTGCAAACTGGGGATAGTAATGATATTTAGTTCCTAAGGTCATTAGGAGGATTAAGAGTTACCATATATAAAGCATCTAGCACAGTGTTTGGCACATGGTCAATGTTCAAAATGAATTACAAATGTATAAGCTGTCAGAAAGGTATTTAGAGCCCAGATATTTGAGGATCAAGGAGGAAAGCCTCTGACACCATCATTGGTGCCACTATTAGGCCCAGTTGGAGTGGGCTGCCTTGGTGAGAACTCCCACCCCATCTAGTCTAGACTGCTGGAATAGTCTTCTCGCTTCTTGCCTCTGCCTTTCCCAGAATCATCTTTATAACGCAACCTTAATCATAGCTGTGCCCTTCCTGGCTCAAGTGCCTTCTATGGACCCCTATTGCTCACAGACTGAACTCCTTACCATGGTAGGGTACAGAAGGCAAGAACTATCattatttgggggaagggaagaataaagaGGAGGCTGGTATTATGAGCAAGGTCAGGGTTGGGGTACAATTCCGCGGTATTGGGGAGGGGTGTTAAATATCCTTCTTTTTCAAAAGCCCGAGGCTCTGAATTTGCAGAAATAGTCCCTCGGGAAAGAGCAGGAAGCATCTCTGAAGAGGGTGGGGCGTTCCCGTGGCGCTGGTTCGGATTCACCTGTAGCTGCTTCTCCAAGCCAATCTGAGAGTTAATGAGAGAGGAGTGGAGAAGAAGGCTGAGAGTGGAGCAGGAAGCCGCGGGGCGGCAGGGGAATACCCCTTCTCAGTTCCCTGGAAAGTCTTCTCTGAAGTCTCCGCAGGAATTCCAAGGCAGCGCCCATTTCTACGGAGAGGATCAAGGTCACGAAAAAGGCAGGGCAGAGGAACCCGAGTCACATGGGGCGACCAGACAGCCTCCCTGAATGCTAGGCGCAGGACAAAGGCGGCTCAGGAACAAAGTTCAGGGAGATTCCTGGAGAGATAAGAGGGAAGGGCGAAAGAAGGGGGTGGGAAGCGAGCGCCCTGGAGCTCAAAGATCTCGCTCTCCGAGGCCTTGTCTGGCGGCGAGCTCAACCCTCCAGGGAGGAGGCGCACTAGAACCTCTTCTCCAGCAGCTGCCGGGATGCTCTGAACTCCGGCTACAAGGGCCACTGGCTGCCTCCCACCCCGCCCACGCGCCTGCCCTCCGCTGCCCGCGCAGTGCCGGAGGCGGGGCTGCGGAGCTCACCTGGCTGTTTGGGGCGGGGCCGCCCATGCCCCGGGGGTTCGGAGGTGGCTGTTACCCAGGGCGCCGGAGCCCGAGTTGCCTAGAGGACAGCTGGCCCTCCCTCCCCCGGCGCCCCCCACCGCCCACGCGGGGGCCTTCCCGAGCttactccctccctccttccctcctcctcccctcctttgcTCCCTCCCTCTGAGCCCAATTGCTCAAGCCGCTTCCTTCCCCACCGCCAGCGCCAGTTCCTCTCCCTGTGGGGCCCGGGAAGGGCAACGAACGCTAGACGCTGGAACGGCCGTGACAGCAACTGTAAGACCATGGCCCAGCCCGGAGGGGTCGTGAGCCCGGCGCCCAAGGCCTCTCGCACGCGGACCGGGCAGAACCTGAGGGGCGCCCCGCAGCCCCGCCCCTCGAGAGTGGACCTCAGCAGCCTGGACAGGTACCGGGGCAACGCCGCCGTCGCCGCCGCCTCCCGGGAGTTCCCTTCCCACAGCTCGCTGATGCTCTCCGGAGCGGGCTCCGGGCGCAAGCGGGGAGCTCTGCGGGAGCTGCTGGGGTTGCAGGGGGCGGCTCCCGCAGGGTGGCTGCCCGAAGAGCGCACCGAGGAGCCGATCCCCGGCGCACCCGGAGGGCCAAGCGGGCCGAACGGCAGCGGACTGTGCCTGGAACCGCGGGAGCACGCGTGGATTCTGGCGGCCGCCGAGGGCCGTTTTGAGGTGCTTCAGGAGCTGCTGGAGGCTGAGCCTGGGCTGCTGTTGCGAGGCGACCCGATCACGGGGTACACCGTGCTGCACTGGCTGGCCAAGCACGGACGCCACGAGGAGCTCATTCTGGTGCATGATTTCGCCCAGCGCCGGGGACTGCCGCTCGACGTGAGCGTCCCAGGCAGCGGCGGCCTGACGCCCCTCCACCTGGCGGCTCTGCAGGGCCACGACATGGTCATCAAAGTGCTGGTGGGCGCCCTGGGCGCTGACCCCACTCGCCGAGACCACAGTGGCCACCGGGCTTGCCACTACCTGCCGTCCAACGCACCCCTGAGGCTGCGTGAGCTGTCGGGAGCGGAGGATTGGGAGACCGCACGCAGCAGCGAGCGCAGCAACGCCAACAACAAcagcagcggcagcggcagcgcTGTGTGGACGCTGAGACGGACCCCCAGCGCAACGAGCGCGACAACCACCGAGACAAAAACCCGAGCCGCGGCTCCTCGGGCCAGAGAGAAGGACACTGCGGGCAGCCGGGT
Coding sequences:
- the Sowahd gene encoding ankyrin repeat domain-containing protein SOWAHD — protein: MAQPGGVVSPAPKASRTRTGQNLRGAPQPRPSRVDLSSLDRYRGNAAVAAASREFPSHSSLMLSGAGSGRKRGALRELLGLQGAAPAGWLPEERTEEPIPGAPGGPSGPNGSGLCLEPREHAWILAAAEGRFEVLQELLEAEPGLLLRGDPITGYTVLHWLAKHGRHEELILVHDFAQRRGLPLDVSVPGSGGLTPLHLAALQGHDMVIKVLVGALGADPTRRDHSGHRACHYLPSNAPLRLRELSGAEDWETARSSERSNANNNSSGSGSAVWTLRRTPSATSATTTETKTRAAAPRAREKDTAGSRVAQIQGLFRHLFPFFQDR